GTGCCTCAACTCTAACATGAATTATCCTAGGAAATAGTAGCCTAGGGTTTGGTTTCCCCCATCCACAACTTTGGCAAGATAAGAAAGTAATTCATTATTTTACCTATATTGTATCGGTTGGAGATTCTACatagactaaaaatattttattatatataatgggTGCAAATCTCATTCCATGAGTcaattttatggagttgagttaggtataaagttcacttcgtaatatgatatcagagtcatttttTAGTCTATGAATGTTTGTTGGAcctatcgtgtcacccgctatcaaaccgttatcggaccactcATAATAAATTGTCTCAcgcacgagctgtcactctcgtgtgaggggtgtgtgttggatatctcacatcgattagagataacaaaaaatattgtattGCATATATAAGTGGTTGCAAATGAAAGGCTAAAATTACATATGTTGAGTGACTGGGTTTCCAAGTTTATTTTGTCAAAATGAGTTTGTGAAATTTAGTGAGTAAGATCTGCTTAATTATAAGTGTATAggtaattattttatacttgATTTTAagcataaaaaattgttaaaggaaggttaaaatacaaaaaaaaatgactgAATGAAAAAGGTAGTGCAACAAACAAATCCTAGTTGGTGGAAGGAAAGTATGAGCAAGGAGGGTCCAATCATTCATCCGCGTGTGACCACTTTCTTTCTTCTTACCTTCTTACAATTAATTAACGTCAGTTTTCTAACTTAtctcttttctttatctttcccatttatttatttataaataattgaaatattctttttacaataaaataaatgaagaaaataacttttctttcttcttctctctccTTCGACTGTGTATTGACGAGACAACGCTTTCAAACGCTTCATAAACTTCAAAAACTACGCGTCCCTTCCTTTTCTTAACCAAACCCAAACAAAAACCCTAAgtttctctctcctctctctctctctctgcactCTCTATGTGCGTTTGCTATTCGAATTTTGCAGGATTCAATTTCAGTTTCCTTCAGTATAGATCGCGTGTTCTCTTTCGCACTGTGGAGTTCGCGCGCGCAATCCATGAATGGAAGACAAGGACAGAGCAAGCTCCGATCCCGCTGCGGTTGAGTTCGCCGGCGACACAAGTTGGACATTCGCCGCCGATGGGTCCGACGCCGCTTACTTGTTCTCCGGAGACACAGAGCGAAGCATACTCAGGGAATTCGGGTGGAACCTCGAGACGGACCAGCCGAACCGGATCGGCACCGACGACAGATTGTGGATGCCGGTTCAATCCTCTCTGACCGGTTCGATTGAACCTGTCGCTGCTGCATCGTCGCGGTCGAATAACCAGTCGGTTTCGTCGAGCTCCAGCGAGGATCAGCCGGAGAAATCCACCGTCTCTGACGAGAAACCGCCTGAGATACCGTGAGTTCGCGAAAACgccataaaaaatgaaaaagaaaaataacttcACTGCTTTCAACTTTGCTTAACACTTTCCCTGCGTGAGTGGTGAATGCGTAATTAACGTAAATTTGTGGTGGAAAGTTTAATAGGAATAACCGAAAATTTCCACATCAACGAAAATCACAATCAAATCAACTTGTGGTTTGTCTGTTTGTATGCACCGTATATTATTTTATCGTATTCTAATTtattccaattttattttttattttaatttactcAAGTCAGTGCAGTTCTTTGCCCGTACAACCAGGAATCTTCTTCCCAAACAGAACATTTGTAACTgactcaatttttttattggttgCGTTTAGCAATTTTCGAGAATTCATGAAAACGGGGGtgtaaaaaagagaaaaaaaggttGCCTTTTTGGTTGTCCGAAGTTTTTCAGCCCACAAGCATCGCCGTTATTGCGGCGGAATTGACGTGCTTCTGAGCTATTCAAGGCTTGCAGAGTGATAATAATTTAGTGGTGTTCATTATTTTCGTATTATTATTGCCATTATTACACTTTGTTTTGATGAGAGTTTGAATAGtcaatgaaagaaaaagaataccataaaataaaatggaaagCAAGGGTGGGTAATTGGGCTCCacttttccttttttctttattgttttcttaaatGATTTATGCTTGCACACACTGGTCTTGAATTTTTTTGGGCATTAATAAGATTCTAACCACTTGCAGCTTTTTTGGTTCAAATTACATGGTCATTTTAACATTCGAATGTGAATAACAGGGATTTTGCTTTCTAAGTATGATGCTTATTCATTTCAGTGTTATGTGATAGCATTGCATTAATTAGCATTTTATCCTTGTAATTATCTTGTATGCTATACAATTTTATGTAAGTTGCCTATGACATAATTGTTCTTCCCCTAAATATTGATTGCGTGTTTTCATTATAAGGCTAGTGGTCCATATTTTATGTGAACTATTTtctaattaaaagaaaattaatgttCATTTAGAGCTCAGTTATACGTACCAAGGTGTTGTTCATCGTACTTATGGGATGAATACCATGCAGAACTATTTTTGTGTCTTAATGCAATGTGGATCTTATTGTTTTGGCCTTGCACATAATGTATGACTTTTTTGAATTGGCACAAATGAGGTTTTAGTGGAATTCTTATCAATCCACAGCCTTTTCTCAAGTTTTCATCCAATTTGATTGTTTGCCTTGTGCCCATTAAACACATGGaatttgtaaataatgatatttttaatttttctttcttatccatttttttatttatttatgttaatagGCTTTACCACCacgtgtattttttttttagtattattacctgttgaaatttgaattaatGTATTTACCGGATTTGCCTTATCTTAGTTACTGGCCTCATGATTCGCATTATTGCTTCATGGATGTTTATGAAACCCAACAAATGACAAAGGACTATAGTCTTATCATTACCTATTTTAAAACAGATACTcctaaatatttacataaaaatgGAGTAAACATTATTTctctatataatataatataataaaatctgTCACTGGTTTAGGTTATGACAtcgtttttctttttcttttgatgatttctGTATGCTGCTTTATACTGATAAATTGTAAGTGAAATATTTTGTAGGAGTAAAGGTAAAAAGAAGGGGCAAAAGCGAATAAGGCAGCCACGGTTTGCATTTATGACCAAGAGTGAAGTTGATCATCTTGAGGATGGCTACAGATGGCGGAAGTATGGTCAGAAGGCAGTTAAAAATAGCCCATTCCCTAGGTTTACAGCTACCTTGacatcaaattaaattttaattattaaaaaactatCATATGCAGTTGACAATTTTGTGGCCCCTAGATGCGTATTGTTTTAAACTATCATCTTTTTAAAACACATGATGTATTATTGTTTTAAACCATTTTTGAACCTTCAGAGATGTGGTTCAGAACTAGAataagataaagaaaatgaaaaaaaggaaCTATGTCTACTAACTTAGCATGCGATGCATGTATATTATCAAATTCATTCACCATTTTAATTGTTATGCtagcaataatttttttaacatactTTTTTAGTACATTGTGTATTATTAACAACtgttaaaaattacaaattttctttgtaaattttacctttaattgtattttaatagattttaattaataaatatgtgTGAGAAAAAAAGTTTGCTAAATAGTGTGTTCACACTCCTTTTATGTtggaatatatataaataacaataaccatgaaaaaaaatattttcggTGGATAGGCaggtaaaaaatattattggaaGCCGTCAATGTATGAGTCTTTCTGCTAAACATTTTTGGAATAAATTGCAGTGATAACTGCACCAGAAAAGCTAACTGACAACATTGCACTGATTAATTATTGTGAGCATTTAAATTTCTTTTGCAGGAGCTACTACCGCTGCACAAACAGCAAATGCACGGTGAAGAAGAGGGTTGAACGCTCTTCCGAGGACCCAACGATTGTGATTACAACATATGAAGGCCAGCACTGCCATCATACCGTTGGATTTCCTCGAGGGGGAATCATCAGTCACGAGGCTGCTGCCTTTGCCGGCCAGTTGGCTCCTACAATTTCACAGTTTTATTATCCAATTCATTCACCAAGAGAgactaataatataaatactctCAGCTCCATTTCTCAGCCATGCCAAGCACAGGATGATGCATCTGGAGGATCCACCGCAATAATGCCAGCTGATGCATCGTCGCTGCCGCCTCCCACGGATGAAGGGTTGCTTGGAGATATTGTACCTCCGGGAATGCGTATCAGATGAGAGAATAATTCTGGTATAAATATTCAACCTCACTAGATCTTTTCTATCagtttatttattcatttcaggtttttttataaaattttctatatctaaaatttatataacaattaataagATTGAATTTTTAACAGATTTCgtatatgcatttttttttcttttactttttcacctttctctccattaataattttagtttttataatttataagaaaagagtttttatttataattataacaattaatacaaaatcaactatttttatatacgtaccttattataatatttgttgtgttttaataatta
The sequence above is a segment of the Phaseolus vulgaris cultivar G19833 chromosome 2, P. vulgaris v2.0, whole genome shotgun sequence genome. Coding sequences within it:
- the LOC137810721 gene encoding probable WRKY transcription factor 57; translation: MEDKDRASSDPAAVEFAGDTSWTFAADGSDAAYLFSGDTERSILREFGWNLETDQPNRIGTDDRLWMPVQSSLTGSIEPVAAASSRSNNQSVSSSSSEDQPEKSTVSDEKPPEIPSKGKKKGQKRIRQPRFAFMTKSEVDHLEDGYRWRKYGQKAVKNSPFPRSYYRCTNSKCTVKKRVERSSEDPTIVITTYEGQHCHHTVGFPRGGIISHEAAAFAGQLAPTISQFYYPIHSPRETNNINTLSSISQPCQAQDDASGGSTAIMPADASSLPPPTDEGLLGDIVPPGMRIR